A stretch of DNA from Leopardus geoffroyi isolate Oge1 chromosome B3, O.geoffroyi_Oge1_pat1.0, whole genome shotgun sequence:
aCACGAGAATTGCTACATTTGGATTCTAGAACAGGTAACCACATTAaccatttaaataagaaaatgggcatctggctcagttggttaagcatctgactcttgatttcggctcaggtcatgatctcatggtacatgagttcaagccccaggtgaTAGcatgatagcacagagcctgcttgggattctctctttgtcccctccccctgcctctctctctctctctcaaaataaataaactttaaaaaataagaaaatagctaATTATCCTATGAATAATTTCCAGCTATTTGAACACAAACACAAGTGGACACTGAACATAGCTCTAAATGAAAAATcttgtttccctttattttcattcaggAAAAAGATGCTGTAGTACTTACTCATAAATTGTTCAGGGTTGACAACTCCGGTTTCAGTCAGCTGACctagtactttaaaaaaacctAGTTTTGAAAAACAGATTTCAAGTCATGAGAAGACCAAATGAAAGATCAAAAGCAATGAGTGAAGGTGGTGGGATTATGGGCACTTGTGTTTTCAGAACTTTCTgtaatcattttgaaattaatcattttattatttaaaaatattaaactgaaaCCCATTACTCTTTCTATAACCACTACATGAAACAAAGAATAATAGGTTTTACCAAGGAATTTGCCTGGAAAAggattttttaagattttggagTCATGCAGACCttaataattcaatatttataaaacaagcaGGTATATTTTTCGATGTAATTTGCATTAAATTTGCTGCAAGGAATGCCAAATTTTCCCAAATACATGCTTTGGCTTTATTTACTTAAACGTGCAAGATCGTCATGGTCAAATATgatattatttttgaattaaaatataaatattgttgaGACTAAGTTTTAAGGAATActaattaatttcattaatgttAAATTAATGTGGACATTTGAGAACTTTGAGAATCTTAACTTCTACACACTCCATAATTAGTCTGACCAAAATTAGTTTCTTCAGATTTCctactaaaaagaaaactaaaaagttgATTTCTTATTACCAAAATTTAAAGAACTCATTTTggagaatttatatttaaaaaaaagaaatacatgtaaaCAAAACCTCTGCAACCTTTCCAAGTAAATTATCTCCACCCTCATTTCCCATCCAGCTTCTTAGAGAAGACTCTTCCTTATTGTCATTATAGATGATAATTTTACCTTTATGAAAAGTCTTTTTAAAGGATTAATTAGGGAGGAGTAGTGTTGTACTtaagacatttgaaatatttcacagTGATACCTGGTCTTagccattatatatacatattggaattgagtgtctcagtcactttagaaattaagtacaaaaaatatccaaaaatcaaatattattttttaatattctcagcATCATCATATTTTGTGGAGAAAACAGAATGCTaattacagttgactcttgaacaacacaggtttgaactgtgcaggtccacttgtacatagatttttttttcaataagtacATTACAGtaccataaatacatttttcttaataacatttttctctatcttactttattgtgagaatataGTATgtaacacataacataaaatatgtattaatcaactATTTCTGTTATtggcaaggcttctggtcaacagtaggctattagtaagtTAAACGTTTGGTGAACCAAAATTTAGACACAGATTTTCAAATGCACAGGGGTCAGTGCCTCTAACCCCCCATGTTGTTCAGGGGCCAACTGTGTAATTCTAACCAAGATTTGTAAACCAAGTCCCTACCTCTATTTAAGTCAGCAGTACAAAGGGGCCTCAAAACCAAACCTTCTCCAGGATGTGTTGGGGAAATGGCTGGAGAAAATGTTGCTGTATTCTGGCTCCAGTCCACTTCTTTGAGTAGACTTGGGTCAAACATAGGAGTTTCATCAGGTTTCATCTTTGTAGTAaggtctaaaataaaattttaaatggtaagGCATTTATTTAATAGGGAATTATGGCTGGTAAGAAAGTCTATTTCTTAATAAAAGTTAATGCaattagaaaattcttttaaCATATATGCAATATATGTTCTATCCCGAATCTAGCATAAATGCCACAATCACAGATGAACAGAAGACTTATGGTTAACATCAGATAGTAAACAAATGACTAAATTTGtaagttttaaactttaaaaccaTGTTTTCTAGCAagtcttctaaaatatttttcctatcagCTGGTGCTAGCATAGCATTGTGATTAGCTGACTTTTCAtggtcttttacttttttttattattgggcTAAGAGATGGTTGGTCTTACCACTAAGAAAGACTTATTGGTCATACTACTTGGTTTTTTATATGAATCATAAACAGAAGATAATTGATAAACTGGCTTAAATTATTTACTCCACATTCACTGTAGTATTTGGTCTCAGCTAGTAAAGATTCATATTAAGGGTAtctgttggattttgttttcagaCCAGATTTTCTAAGAACCTATAACGTAATTTTCTCAGCTGCAATTAGGAAGCGTGAAAAGAGCCAGTGTTTTtcatactattaaaaaataatcaattataGTATTATCCTCTTTTTTGAACATTCAGAAACTGGTAGATTCTTACTAGGTGTGGTCTAATAAAACAGCCTAAACAACAGATACAAGGacagaatgaaaaaattatataaaacataaaaatggggGCAGTGGCACGTCTGTGGAACCCAGAGTTGCAAGAACAGAATCTTCGTAACAATTATTAGGAGACTGTAAAGCAACCCCTAACTTTCATTTCTATTCCTTTACCCAGTTAAAAAAACTATTCTATTTGATACTTGCTTCTAGCCTTCCTttgaaacaaagattttaaagatatatatccataatattaacataacaaaaggaaacaaacaggaaaaattaaAGTCTATTTGATGACAATTTTCCCAATAACCTCACTCCAATTATGTTCCCTATTTCCTAAGTCATGATATGCTTAAGGGAAATTAGTCTGAACTTTTCCTTAAAGGTGGATTAAACCTCTGCATGTGTAACTGACAACCATACAGGTAATGCTGCACTTACAGTAGAGGCTTTGGGAAGGTAGTGTGGTATAATAACAGCAGTTAACATTTGTTCAGCATTTACAATAGGTCAGACATTATTCAAAGAACCTCACACATTACTAATTCATTTACTTCAACAATCCTACAGGATAGGGatgattattatctccatttaaacAGACTAGGAAACgaagtaacctgcccaagatcacaaagttAGTGGAGTCAGGATTTAAACTTAAGATGGAAAAGAGAATGAGCTTTGGAGTCAAGCTGGTGTCCAAATGTCAAATGTGATTATAGTTAATGTATTCAACTCTAACAATCcgtttactcatttgtaaaatggagatgaaattATTAGAAGGACATGAATTACTATATACAGCActtaacagtgcctggcatactgTAAGTGCTCAACAAGATATACTTCAGTTAGCAGCTaattaaaattcatgtttataaatctttgttaatttttttcatctttaaattaattcatgagtcaggcactgtgctgggtacaGACAGAGGCTACAAAAAAGATGACAggttatatgtttatattaaacTGAAACATtcttggatagaaaaaaaaaatcatagtttatTATGTAGAACACCAAGGGgttttttctccctcaaaaaggacttaaatatGATAagctgtaaaaaacaaaacaactatatCTGGTTCTAAGACtagtaaggaaaggaaataaattgtgatgattaaaatattaaaacagtcgttcatattggggcacctgggtggctcagttaagtgtctgactcttgacctcagctcaggccatgatctcatagtttgtgggataagccccacatcaggctctgtgctgtcagcacagagggattctctccccctcctctcgctctctgctcttcccccacatgttctctctctctcaaaataataaacattaaacacacacacacgcacacacacaatctggggcgcctggagcgtcggacttcagctcaagtaatgatctcacggttgtgggttcaagccccacgtggggctctgtgctgacagctcagattcagagcctggagcctgcttcagattctgaggcagcctccctccctccctctctctctccctctctctctctgcccctcccccactcatgctctgtctctctcagaaataaacaaacattttaaaaaaccacacatTCATATCAAATTTAACAAGCTTACAGTCCACTTGAAACAGATTTTGTATCGGTTAACTTTAATGCATGCATTTTAGTGTTTGTCCCTGGTAATTGGATCCCTGAGGCTTTTGGGTATTCTCTCATTGCAAACATGGGTAACAACATTTTTTCAGGTAGGCAGATAAACAGGCTAAATATTTATCAATAGAGTAAAATGCATACATTAAATACAGAAGCCCGAAAGTGttaaaaatttagttcctcagGGCAAGACCACTATTTAAACAGtttgatgttcattttatttaacatacCGTTGTAATCATGAACTTTAAAGAAAGCTCAAAAGGGAATTTCGATGAACATTAGAACAATTTAAAGTAAGTAGATTACTTTTTCCTATAAAGTTGCCTGAGTTTACAATAAAATGTAGtctagaaaacacacaaaatacagttaataatttccaagagagaagggggagaggaggtaCACAGGAGAATTAGGATTACAAAGCctttaatgaattttaaacagTAAATACTAATATTTTCCTGTGCTTATATTTAACCAGATGGTCCTATTCCCTGAATGATcataaaaaaatagtattggCTAAAATTTATGAAGTGCTTTGTACCTGTTAATtcataaaaatacaatgagaGATCTttcattattatccccattttacagaccaaGAAATAGGCacagtaacttgctcaagataaCAGGGCCAGTAAGGAACAGAGTAAGGATTCAAAACCAGGCAACAGAGCCGGCTTCATAGGCACTGGGCCCCAATGCAGTTGCCCTGGGCCTCACACTTGGTTCTACTCTCTGCTGCCACAGAATTgaaattcttaacaatttttaaacaaagaaccTTCTATTTGCATTTTGCACAGGTTACCACAGACTATGCAGCCATTCCTGCATGACTCCAGATTCTGTACCCTTAGTAATGAAGATGCACTAGTGAAGATGAATTCCCTACTTCATTGTACAAGTTAAAAATTTAGTCAAAAGCAACACCTGTAaactatatttggaaaataagagtATTCGACATGTCaacaaaatacattaaacaaagCATTCTGGATAGAAATAAGAATCCATTAACTGGGCAATCAGAAATTAACATCAAAATGTCTTGATGagttatttcacaaaataaagCCATACTTAAAGTTACTTTCCTTTATCTCACTCCATCCCCATTTAGTAAAATTCTGCTGGTGCCCAATTAATATGCTGGGAAAGTTAAAACAGTATGTGATTTGATTATcaaatttcaaaagatttttagaaaggaatgaaatagattttgtttacaaaaaattattttaggatcTTAAGGTGCGCTGAAGTATTGCAAAACTAGGAAATTTCAGTAAATAGAATTGCAGATGTCTGAAGCTGAATCTCATCATCAACACTAGGGtgactgattttaaaaactaaacctTAACCCTCCCTAAATATTTCTCCAGAACCTTTCCAATTTAACTGTGAAGTTAGCATGCATTTACAAGGCCCATATAAGCCTAACAGCCCAATAAACGCCTAGTGAATGAATAACAAATGGTATAAGACTTACTCGGTCACAActcagaaaatccaaaagaaagttTCCCAAATTGCCACAAATGATATCACAAAAACGATACACCAAATTCGTTTTTACTAGCATCATCAAGTTCTCGTTCAACTGACTATTCTTTGGGCAATTTCAACAATTTAGTTTCCCAACTTGTACAGCAGACTAAAATACAAACAGGGAGGAGATGCTGCTAGAAGCAAGCAATTGAGAGCAACAAGTAGTAGACACTGGGAATGAAGACTTTTAAAGTtgatacaaaaatttaaaaagcataatccAAGGCTAAACCTAAACTGCTTTACGTATCTCAAGAGTTCCTGGGTCATCGCTACATTACTTCATGACATGGTGAATGAGGGAAGGGGGAAGTTTTGCTCTTTGAGACTTTAGGGTTTGTCTACATGCACTTCGTAACAATTTCGATACTAATTTGActaattttttaatctaaagaaCACTTTATTCGCTGATTTTTAACAGACCTTGCCATATTTATTAAGCTATGAAATTATACTTcagcagagaattttaaaaagtattttctgatcGTTTATTTGATCCCTATAATCTGGTACTATTCCCAGGCTACCGATTAGGAAACTGGAGCATGTGGAGCCTCAAGGTAACACTGCAAATGTGTGAACTGGGACTTGGAATCCTATCCTGTTTTCCCATCTTGAGCTCTAAAACACCATATTCCATAGACTTCAATCTTCACATCATCGTACCAGACAGGTAgctttaattctaaaaaaatatcaGCGAATTCTACCCGAAAGGCTGATTTAATGATTTCTTGAGACCCATTCTAAGATTTATTCCTGAGTGCATAACCTAACAAAACTAATTCCATAATCTCCCGTTTCAATTTTGCACGAAATTTTAAGAGTTCGGTTTACATAAACATCAGTTCCTCCTATAAGGAAAATCATAGTGCTCAGTGTGTCTAGGGGTACAAGCCCCGGGAAAAGACACAAAGGATGTCCTTCCCTTCCGCAGCTGAAGCCCCAGTTTAGTCAGTGCAGGAGGTGATCTTCCGGGCAGAATCAGGTCCTCAAGTGGCTCCCGACCGCCGCGGGGTGCACCTCGGAAAGGAACAGGGAAAAGGGGGGTCGGGGCATTCGTGCCCCTTCAAAATTGATGGCAGCAAGGGCTGTGAGCAGCTGTCTCGATCCCCCCCGTTAAAATCTGGTGAGCGAAGAGTTAGTTTCGACCCCAGAACCTGTGCCCACCACTGTATGGCTGGACCACTAGCCCTCATCCCTAACCTCTCTCTGACCCAGGCGCGCTCAACTTGCTCCGAACCGCACTCCACCACCACATGTGCACCCACCTGGCGAGGCTAAATGCGCGGCTCCCGGAACAAACACCTCCCACCCGGGCCTAGCTCTCCTCGCCCGGGGACAGCGGTCACACCTGTTTGATAAATGTGAAGGCAGGCCCACGACGGCCCCCTGGACACCAGGCGCGGCCCGGCTCTCGCTCCCCGGCCCCCAGCCTCCCTCACCCGTGGAGGACTCGCGGTCGGCGCTCCTCTCCAGGCCCGTCGGACTCTCACCCACCCGGGCACACAGCACCGGATCCGGATCCGGCTTCAGCgccagccccacctcctcctccacctcccgcGCCACGGTTGCCGTCGCGGCCGCCCCTGAGCGAGCCGCCACCGGGACGTGGCAACGCCGCCAACGCCTCCGCCCCACCCCGGGCCGCTTACGCAGGGCCTCGCGCAGGCGGGCGGAGGTGCTCCGAGGGCGAggggcgggccggggcggggcgtgCGGCGGGCTTTCGCACGTGGGGCGCGGCGAGGACCGCCCCCGCGGGGACTCCGCCTCCCGGCGGCGCGGGGGCCCCACCCGGGCTCGCTCCCTGCGGTCATTCCCGCGGCCTCCAGCTCTCGGCTTCTCGGGAAATAACTCTGCTTAGGAGTCAGCGAAGCACCGTAAGTGGTGATAGTGTGGGCCTTTTGCATTCTCGGAACGCGGAGGCTCGGCCTCTTGCCCTCTGCCGTCGCCCCTTGTTGCCCCTTCTCTTAATAGTGCATTTAATTAGGACTTGGGCGACTGGCTGGCAGCTGGAAGCTCCTCATCCCGTTTTCTGAGTCACCTCCGTGAAGTGGGGCCACTGCAGTCCTTTCAGATCCTTTTTGGATGAACCACAGGGTTAAGACACCGGTTCTCAGCTGTGGCGGTTTCGCCAGCTAGGAGACAGTTGGCGATGTCTGGAGTTTTTTAGCCTGTCTGTGGGAGAGATGTCACTGTTATCTGCCAGAGGGTAGAGACCACCTAGTCTGTTAAACGTAAAATACACAGCAGGGACCCACGACAACATTGGAGAGTTAGTGGAGATGCTGAGGTGGAGAAACCCtggattagaaaagaaaaaaatgacttttgagTTCCCATTTCCAAAACAGATGTCCTCATTTTACGGGTTagggaactgaggttcagagaagtaatTTACCAAAGTCATATAGCTACTTGCACCCCTTCCTTGCCCCATACCATAAATTTCAACTTACTGGAATtgcaaagtattttattcttaatacTGTTTGAAGAACACTGTATATAGTCTGCTAGAAATGATATTTTCTGCTTATATGTGAGATTTAAGTTTCAGTTAACACTTTTACTGGTTCATGTATTCTCACACCTTCAAAAACGTCTGTGTGGCTGATGGCATACACATTTCTGTATCCATCCTTCTTTTTACCGTTTTGCATAGGAAAAATGTATAAGACGTAAAAAGAAACACCACAAATCTTAAGCATAGATCCTTGTTTCCTTATCACACTTCTGGCCCTATGTTTTCGATGAATTTCTTCTGAGCAACAAAATACTGTAAATTTTACAGTTTAGCAAAAAGTGTAGCAATCAGTTACACAATTTATCACAGAACACAGTTCTGAGAGGTACCCCAAAAGATCTCCCGCATTTCACGCGTATTCCTCCTTATCCCTTTTGTGCCACAGGAATGCGATTTCTCCTTAATAGTCACTCTAGCCAGCGCACTCTAGCCTCCTCCTTTGCCTGTTGGTTTACTTGCAATGAGGTAGCCAGGTGACAATCTCAACTTCTAGTTTAATGGAATCATTGGTGTGTTCTCTAgcgatttttatttattttttatttttaaattgtatttgagagagagcgagtgagcaagcaAGCGAGGGAcaggggcagcgggagagagagagacagagagagacagagagagacagagacagagacagagacagagactcaaGCAGGTTtcttgctcagcatggagtccaacgcggggcttgatcccaggatcctgggatcatgacctgaacaaaaatcaagaattggacgctcaactgactaagccacacaggtgccctattttgttttttcaattgagatataactcatgTATAACATAACAaggattttatatatgtatgtattgcaaaatgattagtAAGTTCAATTAACATTcctcaccatacatagttacaaatttgggtttgtttttttgtgtgtgatgagaacttttaacatttaccctcttagcaactttcaaatatacaatattgtTGGCTATAGTCATCATGCCTACGTTGTATCCCCAGGAGTAATTtaacttataactggaagtttgtgccttttgaccctTTCAGTCattttgctccccaccccctacctctggcaaatactaattttttctctatatccaTGAATTTATTTGTTCGTTTTGTTAGATAgaacatgtaagtgagatcatagagtatttgtctttctctttctgacttgtttcacttaccGTAATGTATTAAAGCTCCATCTGAGTTGTTGTAAATGACAGGATTCCCTTTTTTATtgtggaataatattccactatttgtatttgtatttatatatatgtatatataaacaaacttctttatacattcatctaacAATGGACACTTAAATTTttcccatgtcttggctattgttagtaatactgctatgaacatgtgggtgtatatatcttttctaGCTGGtggtttaattttctttggataaatatccagaagtgaaattgctgggccatatggtaatttctatttaaatatttttgaggaacatgtttttgtttttgttttgtgttgtttagaacagttttttttttaagtttttattttcattctagttaacatacattgttatattggtttcaggtgtacaatatagtgattccacaattccatTCACCACCTGGtcctcatcacagcaagtgcgaTCCTTAATCCCCATAATCTGTTTAACCAATGGTGGTTACATAGTTGCAGTGGAACTGATAACCATCAGtgctttatagttaagagtctgtttcttggtttgttcctttctctctcttcctccacccccatgctccttagttttgtttcttaaattccacacatgagggaaatcaaatggtatttctttctttgactgacttattttgcttaacgttatactctctagctccatccatattgctgtaaatggcaaaatttcattctttttatggctgaataatattccgttgtatacatacatcacattttctttatccatttatgaatcgatggacacttggactgctatcatatcttggctcttgtaaataatgctgcaatgaacatgaggtgctatatctttttgaattagtatttttgtattctttgggtaaatatccaggacTGCAATGGCTGTATTAtggagtagttctatttttaactttttgaggaactttcatactgttttacatagtggctgcaccagtttacattcccaccaatggtgcaagagggttcctttttctccacatccttacctgtacctgttgtttcttctgttgttgattttaaccattctgacatgtgaggtgatatctcttgtagttttgatttgcattttcctgatggtaagtggtgttgagcatcttttcatgtgtctattagccatctggatgtcttctttggagaactgtctgttcatgtcttctgcccatgttttacatggattatttgttttttggtgttgagttgtataagttctttatatatttggatactagccctttattggatatgtcatttgtaaatatcttctcccattcagtaagttgccttttagttttattgattgtttctttgtttctttcactgtgcagaagcttttttttttgatgtagtcccaatagtttatttttgcttttgtttcccttgcctcaggggatcTGTTTAGGAAAAAGTTGCTACAGATGATGTCAAAGAGGCTACTGCCTgtattctaggatttttatggtttcagatctcacatttagaccgtcaatccattttgaattaatttttgtatatagtattaGAAAGTGGTGCAGATTCTTTCTTtggcatgttactgtccagttttcccaacaccacttgttgaagagactgtcttttttcctgttggatattcttccctgctttgtcaaagattaattgaccatatgattgtgggtttacttctggattttctattctgt
This window harbors:
- the LOC123583729 gene encoding translation initiation factor IF-2-like, which codes for MWSLKVTLQMCELGLGILSCFPILSSKTPYSIDFNLHIIVPDRRAQLAPNRTPPPHVHPPGEAKCAAPGTNTSHPGLALLARGQRSHLFDKCEGRPTTAPWTPGAARLSLPGPQPPSPVEDSRSALLSRPVGLSPTRAHSTGSGSGFSASPTSSSTSRATVAVAAAPERAATGTWQRRQRLRPTPGRLRRASRRRAEVLRGRGAGRGGACGGLSHVGRGEDRPRGDSASRRRGGPTRARSLRSFPRPPALGFSGNNSA